From Etheostoma cragini isolate CJK2018 chromosome 10, CSU_Ecrag_1.0, whole genome shotgun sequence, the proteins below share one genomic window:
- the LOC117951324 gene encoding LIM and calponin homology domains-containing protein 1-like isoform X7: MASPVADIGQSHQHHPVTNSAADSAFQEAQTWIEAATGRCFGDKDFRGGLENGILLCELLSSIKPGLVKKINRLPTPVAGLDNLSLFLRGCEELGLKGSQLFDPGDLQDTSTRPTAKGSDCSQKLKNVLITIYWLGRAANSCTSYNGPTLDLKEFEGLLSQMRKEAEEAESPQRSVRDSGYIDCWDSERSDSLSPPRHGREDSFDSLDSFGSRSQQTPSPDVLVARGSSDGRGSDSESDGPPHRKIPDIRKDDMLARRTSISEPRTAMPFNQYLPNKSNQSGYLPTPLRKKKNDKEDGARKSWSTATSPVGGDRPLSIRSCSEELFHHSTTLAANTAATPAVAAIPIITPGKHPPVLEQEEAAVTKGATGILLVAERDEKLARQMLISPKHISIQSPPHFLSVPTTVATGTTATTDTGRRKGRALSESDDPQGGNSWLASSLPATFSRTHSVSDDPQSVSMIDMRGEEEAILQPHSQVRHELMHNQYNRMKEEDDHWQDDLARWKNRRRSISQDLIKKEEERKMMEQLLSGDTCTSMRRRSIKTYREIVQDKERREDELRDAYRRARTPEEASFILQRYAQRFSISDAVLERLQLPKILDRSLSADPSFSGSPFPLSLSTSPTTPDPFDMDPNGPMKYLRQLSAPAPKFTSTLEAQIEEFPKDSSNQRPQIRSRSSEPPSTRNLSPKPVPLLTPRPYFHSGPTTAEPWPSKADGFLRVNGIGSDDFLSTTDSQGRESPPHFQASASKTSNSTVDAPSSAALPTCSTHTSTREESAVSTKAKEAQCGTEPVSKDVQAEKVIQHSTPPSRPTSLPSELQKPEESIGKTESQSVAAPEVKSSAAAQEMPLAEAKQEQDITEPSGQSICNLVQSGISTQQSQPVTLQASVPSFHEFQQRRENAPSLAAPGSFEYHPPRETTAEFANSVRSPLTTSNPKLRWEFFVPPEETEKDCRGNVSVPVLPQARRGDRWSWDPDEERKRQERWQQEQERMLQEKYQCEQEKLKEEWEKAQREVAEEERKYHEEERRILEETVTPLTPRSSALPSPSRGEVSSSSEPQDTIVRSLGDWERKQELLERHSKASTESVEWKRRENDRTSDISTADDSMKTGRSLGSQSSSQPETLGHSLHNGQKLPAMPSKTSTPVKKQEELSADSNKPNRPAGDRRSDPVDNIMCPSSSKSPTACPPPPDTLPPTPNRSVSGKKLCSSCGQPLGKGAAMIIETLSLYFHIHCFKCGVCKGQLGDTTTGTDVRIRNGLLNCHQCYIRSRSAGQPTTL, encoded by the exons GGGAAGTGACTGCAGCCAAAAGCTCAAGAAT GTTCTAATCACCATCTACTGGTTGGGTCGTGCTGCTAACAGCTGTACCTCCTACAACGGTCCCACGCTGGACCTGAAAGAGTTTGAGGGCCTGCTTTCACAGATGCGAAAG GAGGCAGAGGAGGCAGAGAGCCCTCAACGCAGCGTCCGGGACAGTGGCTACATCGACTGCTGGGACTCTGAGCGCAGCGACTCTCTCTCCCCACCACGCCACGGCCGCGAGGACTCGTTCGACAGTCTGGACTCCTTCGGCTCACGCTCACAACAAACCCCATCGCCGGACGTCCTGGTCGCCCGCGGCAGCAGTGATG GCCGCGGCAGTGACTCAGAGTCCGATGGTCCCCCCCACAGAAAGATACCTGACATACGTAAGGATGACATGTTGGCACGTCGGACGTCCATCAGCGAACCACGAACAGCCATGCCTTTCAACCAGTACCTGCCAAACAAGAGCAACCAGAGTGGATATTTGCCCACTCCACTCCGCAAGAAGAAGAACGATAAAGAAGATGGAGCACGCAAGAGTTGGAGTACTGCTACTTCACCTGTAGGGGGAGACAGACCACTCAG TATTCGCTCGTGCTCAGAGGAACTCTTCCACCATTCCACGACTCTAGCAGCAAACACTGCAGCAACCCCCGCAGTTGCAGCAATCCCCATCATCACCCCCGGGAAGCATCCACCTGTGCTGGAGCAAGAGGAGGCGGCTGTGACAAAGGGAGCCACTGGTATCCTATTAGTCGCAGAACGAGATGAGAAGCTGGCTCGCCAAATGCTGATCTCTCCCAAACACATCAGTATTCAGAGTCCCCCCCACTTCCTTTCTGTGCCCACTACCGTGGCAACTGgtacaacagcaacaactgaTACAGGACGACGGAAGGGAAGGGCGCTCAGTGAAAGTGACGACCCACAAGGAGGGAACTCTTGGTTGGCAAGCAGTCTTCCAGCAAC ATTCAGCCGCACACATAGTGTGTCAGATGATCCACA GAGTGTAAGTATGATCGATATGCGTGGTGAGGAGGAGGCCATCTTGCAGCCCCACAGTCAGGTGCGTCATGAGCTGATGCACAACCAGTATAACAGGATGAAGGAAGAGGACGATCACTGGCAGGAT GACCTGGCCCGATGGAAAAATCGGAGGAGGAGTATTTCCCAGGACTTAAtcaagaaggaggaggagaggaagatgatGGAGCAGTTGCTGTCTGGAGACACCTGTACCTCCATGAGGAGGAGAAGCATCAAGACTTACAGAGAGATAGTGCAGGACAA GGAGCGTCGTGAGGATGAGCTGCGGGATGCATACAGGAGAGCCAGAACCCCAGAGGAGGCTTCATTCATCCTCCAGCGTTATGCCCAGCGTTTCTCCATCAGTGATGCAGTCCTGGAACGCCTACAGTTGCCAAAGATCCTGGACCGCAGCCTATCTGCTGATCCCTCCTTCTCCGGCTcacccttccctctctccctgtccaCCTCCCCAACGACCCCAGACCCCTTTGACATGGACCCCAACGGACCCATGAAGTATCTGCGCCAGCTGTCTGCCCCAGCTCCAAAGTTCACGTCTACACTGGAAGCGCAAATCGAGGAGTTTCCCAAAGACTCTTCAAACCAGCGGCCTCAGATTCGATCTCGCTCGTCTGAGCCGCCATCTACCAGAAACCTGTCGCCTAAACCTGTGCCTTTGCTGACGCCCAGGCCTTACTTCCATTCCGGACCTACAACGGCTGAACCATGGCCCAGCAAG GCGGATGGTTTTCTCCGAGTCAACGGCATAGGAAGTGACGACTTTCTTTCCACTACTGACAGTCAAGGAAGGGAATCTCCTCCTCATTTTCAGGCATCCGCTTCCAAAACCAGCAACAGCACTGTAGATGCTCCGTCGTCAGCAGCCTTACCAACATGCAGTACACACACCTCAACAAGAGAAGAAAGCGCTGTGTCAACAAAGGCCAAGGAGGCACAGTGTGGCACAGAACCTGTTTCTAAGGACGTCCAAGCCGAGAAAGTCATTCAGCATTCGACACCACCCAGCCGGCCCACCTCGCTGCCATCG GAGCTGCAGAAGCCAGAAGAAAGCATTGGGAAGACTGAAAGCCAGTCAGTAGCTGCTCCAGAGGTGAAGTCAAGTGCTGCAGCTCAAGAAATGCCTCTTGCAG aAGCCAAACAAGAACAAGACATAACTGAACCATCTGGTCAAAGCATCTGCAACCTTGTCCAGTCAGGGATCAGCACACAGCAAAGTCAGCCGGTAACTTTACAG GCAAGTGTTCCTAGTTTCCACGAGTTCCAACAGCGAAGAGAGAATGCACCAAGCTTAGCTGCACCAGGATCATTTGAGTATCACCCACCAAGGGAAACGACAGCCG AGTTTGCAAACAGTGTCAGGTCTCCGCTGACAACCAGCAACCCTAAGTTACGCTGGGAGTTCTTCGTTCCGCCAG AAGAGACGGAGAAGGATTGCCGTGGCAAC GTGTCAGTCCCGGTGTTGCCCCAGGCCAGGCGGGGTGACCGCTGGTCTTGGGACCCGGATGAGGAGCGAAAGCGTCAGGAAAGGTGGCAGCAAGAGCAGGAGCGCATGCTGCAG gaGAAGTACCAGTGCGAGCAGGAGAAGCTGAAGGAGGAGTGGGAGAAAGCACAGAGGGAGGTggcggaggaggagaggaagtaCCACGAGGAG GAGCGTAGGATACTGGAGGAAACTGTGACGCCTCTAACTCCCCGCTCCTCAGCTCTGCCCTCCCCCAGCCGAGGCGAGGTCTCCTCTAGCTCGGAGCCCCAGGACACCATCGTCCGTTCACTTGGTGACTGGGAACGCAAACAGGAACTGCTGGAGAGGCACTCG AAGGCAAGCACAGAGAGTGTCGAATGGAAACGAAGAGAAAACGACAGGACCAGTGATATCAGCACCGCTGATGACAGCATGAAAACAGGCAGAAG CTTGGGGAGTCAGAGCAGCAGTCAGCCGGAGACACTCGGTCACAGTCTGCACAACGGCCAAAAACTCCCTGCGATGCCGAGCAAAACCTCGACTCCTGTCAAGAAACAAGAAGAACTTTCAGCAGACAGCAACAAGCCCAACCGGCCTGCAGGAGACAGgag GAGTGATCCAGTAGATAATATCATGTGCCCCAGCTCATCAAAAAGCCCCACAGCATGTCCACCACCTCCAGACACACTGCCTCCAACACCTAACAG GTCTGTCAGTGGGAAGAAACTGTGCTCCAGCTGTGGGCAGCCGTTAGGGAAGGGGGCCGCCATGATCATAGAGACCCTCAGTCTTTACTTCCACATTCACTGCTTTAAG TGCGGCGTGTGTAAAGGACAGTTAGGCGACACGACCACGGGGACGGACGTCCGGATCAGAAACGGTCTCCTCAACTGCCACCAGTGCTACATCCGCTCCCGCT CGGCCGGACAGCCAACCACGTTGTGA
- the LOC117951324 gene encoding LIM and calponin homology domains-containing protein 1-like isoform X9: MRKEAEEAESPQRSVRDSGYIDCWDSERSDSLSPPRHGREDSFDSLDSFGSRSQQTPSPDVLVARGSSDGRGSDSESDGPPHRKIPDIRKDDMLARRTSISEPRTAMPFNQYLPNKSNQSGYLPTPLRKKKNDKEDGARKSWSTATSPVGGDRPLSPNELPSLDDPPGESPSLSATPPLQPQIQIQKKNQTKKDDEEGKQTASTLCLEIHAAGLRRSSEPLPCRVPQPCAEPPMVNVTHLIITSEQSIRSCSEELFHHSTTLAANTAATPAVAAIPIITPGKHPPVLEQEEAAVTKGATGILLVAERDEKLARQMLISPKHISIQSPPHFLSVPTTVATGTTATTDTGRRKGRALSESDDPQGGNSWLASSLPATFSRTHSVSDDPQSVSMIDMRGEEEAILQPHSQVRHELMHNQYNRMKEEDDHWQDDLARWKNRRRSISQDLIKKEEERKMMEQLLSGDTCTSMRRRSIKTYREIVQDKERREDELRDAYRRARTPEEASFILQRYAQRFSISDAVLERLQLPKILDRSLSADPSFSGSPFPLSLSTSPTTPDPFDMDPNGPMKYLRQLSAPAPKFTSTLEAQIEEFPKDSSNQRPQIRSRSSEPPSTRNLSPKPVPLLTPRPYFHSGPTTAEPWPSKADGFLRVNGIGSDDFLSTTDSQGRESPPHFQASASKTSNSTVDAPSSAALPTCSTHTSTREESAVSTKAKEAQCGTEPVSKDVQAEKVIQHSTPPSRPTSLPSELQKPEESIGKTESQSVAAPEVKSSAAAQEMPLAEAKQEQDITEPSGQSICNLVQSGISTQQSQPVTLQASVPSFHEFQQRRENAPSLAAPGSFEYHPPRETTAEFANSVRSPLTTSNPKLRWEFFVPPEETEKDCRGNVSVPVLPQARRGDRWSWDPDEERKRQERWQQEQERMLQEKYQCEQEKLKEEWEKAQREVAEEERKYHEEERRILEETVTPLTPRSSALPSPSRGEVSSSSEPQDTIVRSLGDWERKQELLERHSKASTESVEWKRRENDRTSDISTADDSMKTGRSLGSQSSSQPETLGHSLHNGQKLPAMPSKTSTPVKKQEELSADSNKPNRPAGDRRSDPVDNIMCPSSSKSPTACPPPPDTLPPTPNRSVSGKKLCSSCGQPLGKGAAMIIETLSLYFHIHCFKCGVCKGQLGDTTTGTDVRIRNGLLNCHQCYIRSRSAGQPTTL; the protein is encoded by the exons ATGCGAAAG GAGGCAGAGGAGGCAGAGAGCCCTCAACGCAGCGTCCGGGACAGTGGCTACATCGACTGCTGGGACTCTGAGCGCAGCGACTCTCTCTCCCCACCACGCCACGGCCGCGAGGACTCGTTCGACAGTCTGGACTCCTTCGGCTCACGCTCACAACAAACCCCATCGCCGGACGTCCTGGTCGCCCGCGGCAGCAGTGATG GCCGCGGCAGTGACTCAGAGTCCGATGGTCCCCCCCACAGAAAGATACCTGACATACGTAAGGATGACATGTTGGCACGTCGGACGTCCATCAGCGAACCACGAACAGCCATGCCTTTCAACCAGTACCTGCCAAACAAGAGCAACCAGAGTGGATATTTGCCCACTCCACTCCGCAAGAAGAAGAACGATAAAGAAGATGGAGCACGCAAGAGTTGGAGTACTGCTACTTCACCTGTAGGGGGAGACAGACCACTCAG TCCAAATGAGCTCCCTAGCTTAGACGACCCACCTGGAGAGTCCCCCAGCTTGTCCGCTACCCCGCCCCTTCAACCCCAGATACAGATTCAGAAGAAGAACCAGACTAAAAAGGACGATGAGGAAGGGAAGCAGACTGCCTCTACACTTTGCCTTGAGATCCATGCAGCAGGCTTAAGGAGGAGCAGTGAGCCTCTGCCATGTAGAGTCCCCCAACCCTGTGCAGAGCCACCCATGGTGAACGTAACTCACCTGATCATCACCTCTGAGCAAAG TATTCGCTCGTGCTCAGAGGAACTCTTCCACCATTCCACGACTCTAGCAGCAAACACTGCAGCAACCCCCGCAGTTGCAGCAATCCCCATCATCACCCCCGGGAAGCATCCACCTGTGCTGGAGCAAGAGGAGGCGGCTGTGACAAAGGGAGCCACTGGTATCCTATTAGTCGCAGAACGAGATGAGAAGCTGGCTCGCCAAATGCTGATCTCTCCCAAACACATCAGTATTCAGAGTCCCCCCCACTTCCTTTCTGTGCCCACTACCGTGGCAACTGgtacaacagcaacaactgaTACAGGACGACGGAAGGGAAGGGCGCTCAGTGAAAGTGACGACCCACAAGGAGGGAACTCTTGGTTGGCAAGCAGTCTTCCAGCAAC ATTCAGCCGCACACATAGTGTGTCAGATGATCCACA GAGTGTAAGTATGATCGATATGCGTGGTGAGGAGGAGGCCATCTTGCAGCCCCACAGTCAGGTGCGTCATGAGCTGATGCACAACCAGTATAACAGGATGAAGGAAGAGGACGATCACTGGCAGGAT GACCTGGCCCGATGGAAAAATCGGAGGAGGAGTATTTCCCAGGACTTAAtcaagaaggaggaggagaggaagatgatGGAGCAGTTGCTGTCTGGAGACACCTGTACCTCCATGAGGAGGAGAAGCATCAAGACTTACAGAGAGATAGTGCAGGACAA GGAGCGTCGTGAGGATGAGCTGCGGGATGCATACAGGAGAGCCAGAACCCCAGAGGAGGCTTCATTCATCCTCCAGCGTTATGCCCAGCGTTTCTCCATCAGTGATGCAGTCCTGGAACGCCTACAGTTGCCAAAGATCCTGGACCGCAGCCTATCTGCTGATCCCTCCTTCTCCGGCTcacccttccctctctccctgtccaCCTCCCCAACGACCCCAGACCCCTTTGACATGGACCCCAACGGACCCATGAAGTATCTGCGCCAGCTGTCTGCCCCAGCTCCAAAGTTCACGTCTACACTGGAAGCGCAAATCGAGGAGTTTCCCAAAGACTCTTCAAACCAGCGGCCTCAGATTCGATCTCGCTCGTCTGAGCCGCCATCTACCAGAAACCTGTCGCCTAAACCTGTGCCTTTGCTGACGCCCAGGCCTTACTTCCATTCCGGACCTACAACGGCTGAACCATGGCCCAGCAAG GCGGATGGTTTTCTCCGAGTCAACGGCATAGGAAGTGACGACTTTCTTTCCACTACTGACAGTCAAGGAAGGGAATCTCCTCCTCATTTTCAGGCATCCGCTTCCAAAACCAGCAACAGCACTGTAGATGCTCCGTCGTCAGCAGCCTTACCAACATGCAGTACACACACCTCAACAAGAGAAGAAAGCGCTGTGTCAACAAAGGCCAAGGAGGCACAGTGTGGCACAGAACCTGTTTCTAAGGACGTCCAAGCCGAGAAAGTCATTCAGCATTCGACACCACCCAGCCGGCCCACCTCGCTGCCATCG GAGCTGCAGAAGCCAGAAGAAAGCATTGGGAAGACTGAAAGCCAGTCAGTAGCTGCTCCAGAGGTGAAGTCAAGTGCTGCAGCTCAAGAAATGCCTCTTGCAG aAGCCAAACAAGAACAAGACATAACTGAACCATCTGGTCAAAGCATCTGCAACCTTGTCCAGTCAGGGATCAGCACACAGCAAAGTCAGCCGGTAACTTTACAG GCAAGTGTTCCTAGTTTCCACGAGTTCCAACAGCGAAGAGAGAATGCACCAAGCTTAGCTGCACCAGGATCATTTGAGTATCACCCACCAAGGGAAACGACAGCCG AGTTTGCAAACAGTGTCAGGTCTCCGCTGACAACCAGCAACCCTAAGTTACGCTGGGAGTTCTTCGTTCCGCCAG AAGAGACGGAGAAGGATTGCCGTGGCAAC GTGTCAGTCCCGGTGTTGCCCCAGGCCAGGCGGGGTGACCGCTGGTCTTGGGACCCGGATGAGGAGCGAAAGCGTCAGGAAAGGTGGCAGCAAGAGCAGGAGCGCATGCTGCAG gaGAAGTACCAGTGCGAGCAGGAGAAGCTGAAGGAGGAGTGGGAGAAAGCACAGAGGGAGGTggcggaggaggagaggaagtaCCACGAGGAG GAGCGTAGGATACTGGAGGAAACTGTGACGCCTCTAACTCCCCGCTCCTCAGCTCTGCCCTCCCCCAGCCGAGGCGAGGTCTCCTCTAGCTCGGAGCCCCAGGACACCATCGTCCGTTCACTTGGTGACTGGGAACGCAAACAGGAACTGCTGGAGAGGCACTCG AAGGCAAGCACAGAGAGTGTCGAATGGAAACGAAGAGAAAACGACAGGACCAGTGATATCAGCACCGCTGATGACAGCATGAAAACAGGCAGAAG CTTGGGGAGTCAGAGCAGCAGTCAGCCGGAGACACTCGGTCACAGTCTGCACAACGGCCAAAAACTCCCTGCGATGCCGAGCAAAACCTCGACTCCTGTCAAGAAACAAGAAGAACTTTCAGCAGACAGCAACAAGCCCAACCGGCCTGCAGGAGACAGgag GAGTGATCCAGTAGATAATATCATGTGCCCCAGCTCATCAAAAAGCCCCACAGCATGTCCACCACCTCCAGACACACTGCCTCCAACACCTAACAG GTCTGTCAGTGGGAAGAAACTGTGCTCCAGCTGTGGGCAGCCGTTAGGGAAGGGGGCCGCCATGATCATAGAGACCCTCAGTCTTTACTTCCACATTCACTGCTTTAAG TGCGGCGTGTGTAAAGGACAGTTAGGCGACACGACCACGGGGACGGACGTCCGGATCAGAAACGGTCTCCTCAACTGCCACCAGTGCTACATCCGCTCCCGCT CGGCCGGACAGCCAACCACGTTGTGA